CTGGCGTCAAATCAACTGATCCATGAGGATGCAAATAACTTTCTTACATTAATATACCGGACAACGGTATTTTCTAAAAAGATTGATGAATTAATTGATATCCCGAATCAAACAATAAATACTTCTATTAATTTTTCAACTGTTTCAATTCCGGCAGGAGATAGTTTAATAATGCCAACTTATACAACGGCTTATACTTTTAATTCATCGAATGGTGAAAGATTTGACAGTATATTCATTAAATCGGGAGTGCTTGATTTTAATATAAATGGGGATGTTAATCATAATTTAAAAATTAATGTTAATATTCCTGGCTTATTAAAAAATGGGCAAAGCTTTAAAAAAATAATTAACTATAACTATACGGGATCATTACCTGTAACAATCCATAATAATTTTGATTTAAGTGGATATAAATTAACATTTAGTTCGGGAAATAATATTAATATAAATTATGATTTAACCGTATATGGCGATAATAATTCTGATTACTCTCCATATAATTTAAATATGGGAGAGTCATTTACTGATATCGGATTTAATATGATTTTTGGATTCATGGGCACGATAGATTTAGACTTTAACCAGGATTCTGTTGATGTAAGTATTTTTAATAATACGTTGTCAGGGTCAATATATCTTGCTGATCCTAAAGTCAGGCTATATTTAAATAATTCTTTAGGCTTGCCGATAAATTTTACAATAAACACTCTGGCTGCAATGTCTTCTTCAAATACAGTTCTTGTTACGCCATTTGTAAATCCATATCCCTGGCAAATTAATTATCCCTCGTATTCCGAAATAGGACAAAGTAAAGAAACGATATTTACATTGGATTCAACAAATTCAAATATACGGCAGGCTGTAAATATTTCACCACAATATTTTTCATGCATTGCTAATGCTCAGGCAAATCCTCTTCCGAATAATCCTCTGACAGATAAAAATTTTGTTATTGATACCAGTAAAATTTCGCTTGATGTAGAAGTGGAAATACCTTTTCATGGTTCTGTTTCTGATTATGCACTTCAGGATACTGTTGATTTTAGTTTGAGCGAAGATATTGAGAAAATAGATTGGCTAATATTCAGGGTGAATACCTTAAATGGCTTTCCTTTAGATGCAACCATGCAAATATATTTTGTTGATTCTTTGGAGAAAAAAATCGATTCACTATTAGTTCCGGAAGAACAGGTTATCACTTCCGGAGTGATAGGACCGGCTCCCGATTATAAAGTAGTTTCACCCACTCATAAACTTACAACAGATAAAATTAGCCACGACCGTTTGATGAATATGATCAATGTAAAGAAAATATATATTTATTCAAAACTCGAAACAGCCAATAGCGGAAATACGATTATAAAAATGTATTCCGATTATAATATTGATATTAAAATTGGTATTCAGGCTCAAATTAAAACTACTGTTGTTCCTTCTAACAATGATTAAGCATATGAAAGTCATAAAAATAATATCTGTAAAATGTATCATTATATTTATTCTTATAGCAGGATATAATCAGCAAAGTTTTTCGCAACAGGATAATATGATTCATCTTTTGCCGGTAATTCCGCAATCGGCGTATACCAATCCTGCATTTAAGCCTAAAGCAAAATTCTATATAGGCTTTCCTGCACTTTCTTCTGTTTATGGAGGATTGGCACATAACGGTTTTGCTTATCGTCATTTAATTCAAAGGCGTGCTGATGACTCACTGGAACTTCGCATGGATAACATGATCGGCAAACTTGCAAATACTAATTATGTTTCAGCCAATGTTTCGGAAGAAATTTTGGCATTTGGTTTCAAAGCCAGGAAAAGCTATTTCAGTTTCAGTTTATCCGAAAAAATTACTTCCCGTGTAGGGTACCCGAAAGATTTAATTTCATTATTATGGAAAGGAAACAGTCAATTTATTGGTGAAACAATGGACCTGAGCGGAATAAATATTAACGCTGCGGCTTACCATGAAATATCCATAGGTTATATGCATGATGTACGAATTAAAAATCAGAATTTTGTTTTTGGCGGAAGAATAAAAATGCTCAGAGGATTAATGAATGTTTATACTCAAAAAAACGACCTTACTATTGGCATTGACGATAATGATTATGCCCATACAACCAATACCGGTTTCCAGGTAAATATGTGTGTCCCCGATACATTAGCAATGAATATTGATAGTATTAATGGGAAGGATACGATTAATGAAGATTTTAATTTCAATCCAGTAGATTTTTTTACCAATAATTCAAATAAAGGATTCGGTATTGACCTGGGTGTTTTTTATAAATTGAACAGTAGCTTTTCTTTCGGTGCAAGTATTGTTGATTTGGGCTATATCAAATGGCAGACGGGTGGCGGATCTAGTGTAAGGAATTATTCCAGCAATGTTCAGGATTTTGTATTTTATGGTATTGATTTCAATGATTTTTTTGGGAAAGATGATTCTATTGTCAAGGAGA
This genomic interval from Bacteroidales bacterium contains the following:
- a CDS encoding DUF5723 family protein, whose product is MKVIKIISVKCIIIFILIAGYNQQSFSQQDNMIHLLPVIPQSAYTNPAFKPKAKFYIGFPALSSVYGGLAHNGFAYRHLIQRRADDSLELRMDNMIGKLANTNYVSANVSEEILAFGFKARKSYFSFSLSEKITSRVGYPKDLISLLWKGNSQFIGETMDLSGININAAAYHEISIGYMHDVRIKNQNFVFGGRIKMLRGLMNVYTQKNDLTIGIDDNDYAHTTNTGFQVNMCVPDTLAMNIDSINGKDTINEDFNFNPVDFFTNNSNKGFGIDLGVFYKLNSSFSFGASIVDLGYIKWQTGGGSSVRNYSSNVQDFVFYGIDFNDFFGKDDSIVKENFNEAMDSIADIFNVSTTKNSYKAPLPTKIYLTAIYTITKHDKVGLLMRGDFFNKRLYPSFTASYNKWFGNMLSAGVSYSVMNRSYMNLGFAMAFNLGPWQTYVATDNIYCLFDPEGARTANVHFGINFIFGYKEAKPNYSLLRDTPKESLK